One region of Vibrio pelagius genomic DNA includes:
- the metH gene encoding methionine synthase encodes MGSNVKQQIEAQLEQRILLIDGGMGTMIQNYKLEEQDYRGERFANWHSDLKGNNDLLVLTQPQLIKDIHSAYLEAGADILETNTFNATTIAMADYDMESLSEEINFAAAKLAREAADEWTAKTPNKPRYVAGVLGPTNRTCSISPDVNDPGYRNVSFDELVEAYSESTRALIKGGSDLILIETIFDTLNAKACAFAVDTVFEELGITLPVMISGTITDASGRTLSGQTTEAFYNSLRHVRPLSFGLNCALGPDELRPYVDELSRISETFVSVHPNAGLPNAFGEYDLSPEDMASHVKEWAESGFLNLIGGCCGTTPEHIRHMANVVENVKPRALPELAVSCRLSGLEPLTIDKDTLFVNVGERTNVTGSARFKRLIKEELYDEALEVARQQVENGAQIIDINMDEGMLDAEACMVRFLNLCASEPEISKVPIMVDSSKWEVIEAGLKCIQGKGIVNSISLKEGKEKFVEQAKLIRRYGAAVIVMAFDEVGQAETRQRKLEICTNAYNILVDEVGFPPEDIIFDPNIFAVATGIEEHNNYAVDFIDAVADIKRDLPYAMISGGVSNVSFSFRGNNYVREAIHAVFLYHCFKNGMDMGIVNAGQLEIYDNVPDKLREAVEDVVLNRRDDSTERLLDIAAEYANKGVGKEEDASALEWRTWAVEKRLEHALVKGITEFIVEDTEEARLNASKPLEVIEGPLMDGMNVVGDLFGEGKMFLPQVVKSARVMKQAVAHLEPFINASKQAGSSNGKILLATVKGDVHDIGKNIVGVVLQCNNYEIIDLGVMVPCEQILKVAKEENVDIIGLSGLITPSLDEMVHVAKEMERLDFDLPLLIGGATTSKAHTAVKIEQNYKNPVVYVNNASRAVGVCTSLLSDELRPAFVEKLDLDYERVRDQHNRKKPRTKPVTLEQARANKVAIDWESYTPPAPAKPGVHVYDDFDVSTLRRYIDWTPFFMTWSLVGKYPAILEHEEVGEEAKRLFKDANDLLDRVEREGLLKARGMCALFPAASVGDDIEVYTDESRTEVAKVLHNLRQQTEKPRGFNYCLSDYIAPKESGKKDWIGAFAVTGGIGERELADEYKAAGDDYNAIMIQAVADRLAEAFAEYLHEQVRKDIWGYSADENLSNDELIREKYQGIRPAPGYPACPEHTEKGSLWELLKVEETIDMSLTSSYAMWPGASVSGWYFSHPDSRYFAIAQIQQDQVDSYADRKGWDALEAEKWLGPNIN; translated from the coding sequence GTGGGAAGTAATGTAAAGCAACAGATCGAAGCTCAGTTAGAGCAACGAATTCTATTGATCGATGGTGGTATGGGCACCATGATCCAGAATTATAAACTGGAAGAGCAGGACTATCGAGGTGAGCGCTTTGCCAATTGGCATAGTGATCTTAAAGGCAATAACGACCTTTTGGTGCTTACTCAACCTCAGCTTATTAAGGACATACATTCGGCTTACTTAGAAGCTGGCGCAGACATCCTTGAAACCAATACCTTTAACGCAACTACCATTGCGATGGCTGACTATGATATGGAAAGCCTCAGTGAAGAGATTAACTTTGCTGCTGCTAAGTTGGCGCGTGAAGCTGCTGATGAGTGGACTGCAAAAACACCTAACAAGCCTCGTTACGTAGCTGGCGTGCTTGGCCCAACGAACCGTACTTGTTCGATTTCCCCTGATGTAAATGACCCTGGCTATCGAAATGTTAGCTTTGATGAGTTAGTGGAGGCTTACTCCGAATCAACTCGAGCGCTGATTAAAGGTGGTTCTGATCTGATCCTGATTGAGACCATTTTCGATACTCTAAATGCTAAGGCTTGTGCATTTGCCGTTGATACTGTGTTCGAGGAGTTAGGGATTACTCTTCCAGTCATGATCTCAGGTACTATCACAGACGCATCAGGTCGAACGCTTTCCGGTCAAACAACAGAAGCTTTCTACAATTCATTGCGTCACGTTCGCCCACTGTCCTTTGGCTTGAACTGTGCCCTTGGGCCTGATGAACTGCGACCTTATGTCGATGAGCTTTCTCGCATTTCAGAAACCTTTGTTTCAGTTCACCCTAATGCTGGTCTTCCTAACGCATTTGGTGAATACGATCTCTCTCCTGAAGATATGGCCTCTCATGTAAAAGAGTGGGCGGAGAGCGGCTTCCTAAACCTAATCGGTGGTTGTTGTGGCACCACTCCAGAACATATTCGCCATATGGCTAATGTGGTCGAGAACGTTAAGCCGCGAGCTTTACCTGAGTTAGCTGTTTCATGCCGCCTATCAGGGTTAGAGCCCCTCACCATCGACAAAGACACCTTGTTCGTCAATGTTGGTGAGCGTACCAACGTTACTGGTTCTGCTCGATTCAAGCGTCTAATTAAAGAAGAGCTTTATGACGAGGCTCTGGAAGTTGCTCGTCAACAAGTTGAGAATGGCGCACAAATCATCGATATCAACATGGATGAAGGCATGCTAGATGCTGAGGCGTGTATGGTGCGTTTCTTAAATCTATGTGCGTCTGAACCTGAGATCTCTAAAGTGCCTATTATGGTCGACTCTTCGAAGTGGGAAGTCATCGAAGCGGGCCTGAAATGTATTCAAGGCAAGGGCATCGTTAACTCCATCTCTTTAAAAGAAGGTAAAGAGAAATTTGTTGAGCAAGCTAAGCTGATTCGCCGTTATGGTGCTGCGGTTATCGTGATGGCTTTTGACGAAGTCGGTCAAGCAGAAACCCGTCAGCGTAAGCTAGAGATTTGTACTAACGCATACAATATCTTGGTGGATGAAGTTGGTTTCCCACCGGAAGATATTATCTTCGACCCGAACATCTTTGCTGTTGCGACCGGTATTGAAGAGCACAACAACTACGCGGTTGATTTCATTGACGCGGTAGCAGACATCAAACGCGACCTTCCATATGCGATGATTTCAGGCGGTGTTTCTAACGTATCGTTTTCTTTCCGTGGTAACAACTACGTTCGAGAAGCGATTCACGCGGTATTCCTGTATCACTGTTTCAAGAACGGTATGGACATGGGTATCGTTAATGCTGGTCAGCTTGAAATTTACGATAACGTCCCAGATAAACTGCGTGAAGCGGTAGAAGATGTTGTTCTTAATCGTCGTGATGACTCGACTGAGAGATTACTAGATATCGCTGCGGAATACGCTAATAAAGGTGTTGGTAAAGAGGAAGATGCTTCCGCACTCGAGTGGCGTACTTGGGCGGTTGAGAAGCGCCTAGAGCATGCACTTGTCAAAGGTATTACTGAATTTATCGTCGAAGATACTGAAGAAGCTCGTTTGAATGCCAGTAAGCCATTAGAGGTCATTGAAGGTCCCTTGATGGATGGCATGAATGTTGTGGGTGATCTGTTTGGTGAAGGTAAGATGTTCCTTCCTCAGGTAGTTAAGTCAGCGCGTGTAATGAAGCAAGCCGTTGCACACTTGGAGCCTTTCATTAACGCTTCTAAGCAAGCTGGTTCTTCAAACGGTAAGATTTTGCTCGCTACCGTAAAAGGCGATGTTCACGATATCGGCAAGAACATTGTGGGCGTGGTACTGCAGTGTAATAACTACGAGATTATTGACCTTGGAGTGATGGTTCCTTGCGAACAGATCCTAAAAGTCGCTAAAGAAGAGAATGTCGACATTATCGGCCTATCTGGCCTAATTACTCCATCACTCGATGAGATGGTGCATGTCGCTAAAGAGATGGAACGTTTGGATTTCGATTTGCCACTGTTGATTGGTGGTGCAACAACTTCCAAGGCGCATACTGCCGTTAAGATTGAACAGAACTACAAGAACCCTGTGGTGTATGTGAACAACGCATCACGAGCGGTTGGGGTATGTACGTCTCTATTATCTGATGAGCTTCGCCCGGCGTTTGTTGAGAAGCTAGATTTGGATTATGAGCGTGTCCGTGATCAGCACAACCGTAAAAAGCCTCGCACTAAGCCGGTAACGTTAGAGCAAGCTCGAGCGAATAAAGTGGCTATTGATTGGGAAAGCTATACGCCGCCAGCTCCAGCTAAGCCGGGTGTGCATGTTTATGATGACTTTGATGTTTCGACTTTGCGTCGTTACATTGACTGGACTCCGTTCTTCATGACTTGGTCGCTAGTGGGCAAATACCCTGCCATTCTTGAACATGAAGAAGTAGGCGAAGAGGCAAAACGTCTATTCAAAGACGCCAATGACCTGCTTGATCGAGTTGAACGTGAGGGCTTACTTAAAGCTCGTGGTATGTGTGCGCTGTTCCCTGCGGCAAGCGTTGGTGATGATATTGAAGTTTATACTGATGAATCACGCACTGAGGTGGCTAAGGTTCTTCATAACCTACGTCAGCAAACAGAAAAACCAAGAGGTTTTAACTACTGTCTGTCTGATTACATTGCACCAAAAGAGTCAGGTAAGAAAGATTGGATCGGTGCCTTTGCCGTAACAGGTGGCATTGGAGAGCGTGAGCTTGCTGATGAATATAAAGCGGCGGGCGATGACTACAACGCCATCATGATTCAAGCGGTAGCTGACCGACTTGCTGAAGCATTTGCCGAGTACTTACATGAGCAAGTACGTAAAGATATCTGGGGCTACTCAGCCGATGAAAACCTATCGAATGATGAGTTGATTCGTGAGAAGTATCAAGGTATTCGTCCAGCACCGGGTTATCCTGCATGTCCTGAGCATACTGAAAAAGGCTCATTGTGGGAGCTACTGAAAGTGGAAGAGACGATCGATATGTCTTTGACGAGCAGTTACGCGATGTGGCCAGGTGCATCAGTATCGGGTTGGTATTTCTCTCACCCTGATTCACGTTACTTTGCAATTGCTCAGATTCAGCAAGATCAAGTAGATAGCTACGCTGATCGCAAGGGCTGGGATGCGCTGGAAGCAGAGAAGTGGTTAGGTCCAAACATTAACTAA
- a CDS encoding cation:proton antiporter, giving the protein MSVYYTLCFLSAAAMLIAFVNSKIGKMQTTIAITAGSMMLSLIILIAGQNDWFQLSEIASETVASINFEDFLLKGILGFLLFAGGLGIKLPNLKDQKWEITVLALGATLFSTFFIGFALYGFCQVIGIQFDLIYCLLFGSLISPTDPIAVLAIVKKLNAPKRISTQIEGESLFNDGFGLVIFVTLFTIAFGSEAPTVGSVTMLFIQEAIGGIVYGFVLGLIFHYLISNTDDHSMELLLTIGIPTAGYAFAEVLHVSGPLAMVVSGIMIGNWTRFIGFSKESEDHLDHFWELIDEFLNGVLFLLIGMSMLLFEFHKEDWILMAFSVPLVLGARYLSVFLSYIGFKRFRSYNPCSVNILTWGGLRGGLALAMALSIPSGIWVIEDKLIDVKEIILVMTYSVVVFSILIQGSTITPMIEKAKLAEKELNK; this is encoded by the coding sequence ATGTCGGTCTACTACACACTTTGCTTTTTATCTGCAGCCGCTATGTTGATAGCGTTTGTAAACAGCAAGATAGGAAAGATGCAAACCACAATCGCTATTACTGCTGGTTCGATGATGCTTTCACTAATTATCCTGATTGCTGGTCAAAACGATTGGTTTCAGCTGTCTGAAATCGCTTCAGAGACAGTGGCGAGTATCAACTTCGAAGATTTTCTACTCAAAGGGATTTTAGGTTTCCTACTATTTGCAGGTGGGCTAGGGATTAAACTCCCTAACCTCAAAGATCAGAAATGGGAAATTACTGTGCTCGCGTTAGGAGCGACTCTATTTTCGACTTTTTTCATTGGGTTTGCGCTTTACGGATTTTGCCAAGTTATCGGCATTCAGTTTGATCTTATCTACTGCTTACTGTTTGGATCTCTTATCTCTCCGACTGACCCGATTGCAGTCTTAGCGATTGTTAAGAAACTCAATGCCCCAAAACGTATTTCAACCCAAATTGAAGGTGAGTCACTGTTCAATGATGGTTTCGGTCTGGTTATCTTTGTCACTCTGTTTACTATCGCATTTGGTAGCGAAGCTCCAACAGTGGGCAGCGTAACGATGCTATTTATTCAAGAAGCGATTGGTGGGATTGTTTATGGTTTCGTATTGGGGCTTATATTCCACTACTTAATCAGCAATACCGACGATCACTCTATGGAGTTGTTACTAACGATTGGTATCCCAACCGCCGGATACGCGTTTGCAGAAGTGCTTCATGTATCGGGCCCATTAGCTATGGTCGTATCAGGTATTATGATTGGCAACTGGACACGCTTTATCGGATTCTCAAAAGAGAGTGAAGATCACTTAGACCACTTCTGGGAGCTCATCGATGAGTTTCTAAATGGCGTGCTATTCCTACTGATCGGTATGTCGATGCTGCTTTTTGAATTCCATAAAGAAGACTGGATCTTAATGGCTTTCTCTGTACCGTTAGTACTAGGAGCGCGTTACCTCAGTGTATTTTTATCATACATTGGCTTTAAGCGCTTTAGAAGCTATAACCCGTGCTCAGTTAACATCCTCACGTGGGGTGGATTACGTGGTGGCTTAGCACTTGCAATGGCTCTATCTATCCCATCAGGTATCTGGGTCATCGAAGACAAACTGATTGATGTAAAAGAGATCATTCTAGTCATGACATACTCAGTTGTGGTGTTCTCAATCTTAATTCAAGGCTCAACGATTACACCAATGATTGAGAAAGCTAAACTCGCAGAAAAAGAGTTAAACAAATAA
- a CDS encoding DUF6933 domain-containing protein gives MLIFNCTKAASDFFTVTRKGREFSPIAPAPCKLIADDTDYLKENDGSTPKELCEWLVHVVRVQRKPIIFAIEKDTRYVMTFVDLKKGEYQRFLTDFIERIANLVQYFGEDLMIMNNDTFEPILNNFLAANSEYRFFSRSDRSMQSHINEIAWFFKDTAENSGCLPDTEQVMCFDADMNSMLRQYKGFKDMIYPANQMLFHWLRNYCDYDEKQIKDVSERIRELKRAMSDAPMPIEMSTDHEEWDLQKQPESIQDNVIVFPTKR, from the coding sequence ATGTTAATTTTCAACTGTACTAAAGCAGCTAGTGATTTCTTCACCGTGACTCGAAAAGGAAGAGAGTTCTCACCAATAGCCCCTGCTCCATGCAAGTTAATAGCTGATGATACTGATTACTTGAAAGAAAATGATGGCAGTACTCCAAAAGAGCTCTGTGAGTGGTTGGTGCATGTAGTCCGAGTTCAACGTAAACCCATCATCTTCGCTATTGAGAAAGATACGCGGTATGTGATGACCTTCGTTGATCTTAAGAAGGGTGAATACCAACGGTTTCTAACCGACTTCATTGAGCGCATAGCTAACTTGGTTCAGTACTTCGGTGAAGATCTGATGATCATGAATAATGATACCTTTGAGCCTATTCTGAATAACTTCTTGGCCGCAAACAGCGAATACCGCTTCTTTAGTCGCTCGGACAGAAGCATGCAGTCGCATATAAACGAGATAGCCTGGTTCTTTAAGGATACTGCTGAAAATTCTGGGTGCTTGCCTGATACCGAGCAAGTGATGTGCTTTGATGCTGACATGAACAGCATGCTGAGACAGTATAAAGGGTTTAAGGACATGATCTATCCTGCGAATCAGATGCTGTTCCATTGGTTAAGAAACTACTGTGATTACGATGAGAAACAGATTAAGGATGTCTCTGAGCGTATACGTGAACTTAAGCGGGCTATGTCCGATGCGCCTATGCCCATAGAGATGAGTACAGATCACGAAGAGTGGGATCTACAGAAACAACCAGAATCGATACAAGATAACGTGATCGTGTTCCCTACCAAGCGATAA
- the lysC gene encoding lysine-sensitive aspartokinase 3, giving the protein MSASNVAGSFNVAKFGGTSVANFEAMSHCAAIIENNPNTKLVVSSACSGVTNLLVELANGVQDQARRQELMSQLTDIHHAILDQLAEPMSVEKEIHAILDNVASAAEAASFQSSAKLTDHLVACGELMSTHLFAQILRERGVSAVRFDIREVLRTNDAYGKAEPQLEQISQLAQEKLIPLCQEYVVITQGFIGADDEGNTTTLGRGGSDYSAALIAESVLASGLEIWTDVPGIYTTDPRIAPKASPIPEISFSEASEMANFGAKILHPSTLVPALRHKIPVFVGSSKEPEKGGTWIRQQVESSPLFRALALRCNQTMVTLRSANMFHAYGFLAKVFEILAKHKISVDLITTSEISVSLTLDQTDTSGGAPELPEVVRKELEELCTVEVEHNLCLVALIGNNMSESKGYAKQVFSTLEDFNLRMICYGASPHNLCFLVHESVSRSAIQKLHQELFEQE; this is encoded by the coding sequence GTGAGCGCATCTAATGTAGCTGGTTCTTTTAATGTCGCCAAATTCGGTGGGACAAGCGTTGCTAACTTTGAAGCAATGAGTCACTGTGCAGCCATTATTGAGAATAACCCAAATACCAAGCTTGTTGTCAGCAGTGCGTGTTCAGGCGTCACCAATCTTTTAGTTGAACTGGCAAACGGTGTACAAGACCAAGCCCGCCGCCAAGAGCTAATGAGTCAACTAACCGATATTCATCACGCGATTTTAGATCAACTCGCAGAGCCTATGAGTGTCGAGAAAGAGATCCATGCGATTTTGGACAACGTTGCCAGTGCTGCAGAAGCTGCATCTTTTCAGTCCAGTGCCAAGTTAACTGACCATCTAGTGGCGTGTGGTGAGCTAATGTCGACCCACCTTTTTGCGCAAATTCTTCGAGAGCGTGGCGTATCTGCAGTCAGATTTGATATTAGAGAAGTGTTGCGTACCAATGACGCTTACGGCAAAGCAGAACCTCAACTGGAGCAGATCTCTCAGCTTGCTCAAGAGAAACTGATTCCTTTATGCCAAGAGTACGTCGTCATCACTCAAGGCTTTATTGGTGCGGACGATGAAGGCAATACAACCACACTCGGTCGTGGCGGAAGCGACTATTCAGCAGCACTCATTGCAGAGTCAGTATTAGCTTCTGGTCTAGAGATTTGGACTGATGTCCCGGGGATCTACACCACAGATCCTCGTATCGCCCCTAAAGCTTCACCAATTCCAGAGATCAGCTTCAGTGAAGCCTCTGAGATGGCGAACTTTGGCGCGAAGATCTTGCACCCTTCTACATTGGTGCCAGCGCTACGTCATAAAATTCCTGTCTTTGTCGGCTCTTCTAAAGAACCTGAAAAAGGCGGTACTTGGATTCGTCAACAAGTTGAGAGCTCGCCACTGTTCAGAGCACTTGCCCTGCGTTGTAACCAAACTATGGTCACACTGCGCAGTGCGAACATGTTCCATGCATACGGCTTCCTAGCAAAAGTATTTGAAATCCTTGCTAAGCATAAGATCTCTGTCGATCTTATTACAACGTCAGAGATCAGTGTCTCTCTGACGCTGGATCAGACAGACACTTCTGGTGGAGCTCCAGAACTGCCTGAAGTCGTGCGCAAAGAGCTTGAAGAGCTATGTACAGTAGAAGTTGAACACAACCTATGCCTTGTGGCACTTATCGGTAACAATATGAGTGAGAGCAAAGGCTATGCAAAACAGGTCTTCAGCACTCTTGAAGACTTCAACTTACGCATGATCTGCTACGGCGCAAGCCCACACAACCTTTGTTTCTTAGTGCATGAGTCCGTTTCTCGCTCGGCAATTCAGAAACTCCACCAAGAGTTATTTGAGCAAGAGTAA